In Chthoniobacterales bacterium, a single window of DNA contains:
- a CDS encoding helix-turn-helix transcriptional regulator, giving the protein MQASFMLVSYDDRDIAQAASHLKTLRQAAGISQRELARLLGEHHSNVGFWEPTGNLPNSKVLVPMSKILGVTVADLVGEVKTRRAQPADGRFGQVFDRVSKLPRRQQ; this is encoded by the coding sequence ATGCAAGCCAGTTTTATGCTCGTCTCTTACGATGATCGCGACATAGCCCAAGCCGCATCTCATCTCAAAACTCTGCGTCAAGCCGCAGGGATTTCGCAGCGTGAACTCGCCCGATTGCTCGGCGAGCATCACTCAAATGTTGGATTCTGGGAACCCACCGGCAACCTGCCGAATTCAAAAGTGCTGGTGCCCATGTCGAAAATTCTCGGCGTCACCGTTGCCGATTTAGTCGGCGAGGTGAAGACGCGTCGAGCGCAACCCGCCGACGGCCGTTTCGGTCAGGTTTTCGACCGCGTTTCCAAACTGCCCCGCCGCCAGCAGTAG